The genomic interval CGCCGCGCTGGTGCTGCTGCTGGCGGAGTTCCTGATCCTCGACCGCCGGAACCCGGTGCTGGCGCACCTGAACATTTTTCGTGAAAAACAGGACTCTGGAAACCCGTTATGACCCGGATTAAGGATAAATGCGTGTTGATCACCGGTGCCGGTTCGGGCATCGGGCGCATCATGGGACGGCTGGCCCTCGAAAAAGGGGCGCGCAAGGTGGTCGTCTGGGACCTCAACGAACAGAACATCGCCGCCTCGCTCGCCGCATACGGCGCCCCGGAGCGTACGGCCGGATACCGCGTCGACGTCTCCGATCCGCAGCAGGTGGCCGACACCTTCACGCGGACCTGCCGCGAATGCGGCGAGGTCGGCATCCTGATCAACTGCGCCGGCATCATCACCGGCAACAAGACCTTCGAGCAGCAGAGCGTCGCGGAGATCGAACGCACGATGGCCGTCAACGCCTCGGCCCCGATGCTCCTCGCCCGGGAGGTGCTCCCGGGCATGATCGCCCGCAACGAGGGGCACGTCTGCAACATCGCCTCGGCCGCAGGCATGATCTCGAACCCCCGCATGTCGGTCTATGCCGCCAGCAAATGGGCCGTCATCGGATGGTCCGACTCCCTGCGCATCGAGCTGCAGGAGGCCCGCAGCGGCGTACACGTCACGACCGTCGCCCCCTACTACATCGACACGGGCTTGTTC from uncultured Alistipes sp. carries:
- a CDS encoding SDR family oxidoreductase encodes the protein MTRIKDKCVLITGAGSGIGRIMGRLALEKGARKVVVWDLNEQNIAASLAAYGAPERTAGYRVDVSDPQQVADTFTRTCRECGEVGILINCAGIITGNKTFEQQSVAEIERTMAVNASAPMLLAREVLPGMIARNEGHVCNIASAAGMISNPRMSVYAASKWAVIGWSDSLRIELQEARSGVHVTTVAPYYIDTGLFRGVRSRLVPILDPEKTARKIIRAIERNRDFRGIPWGFHLIRLAQGVLPTSWFDCIIGHWAGIYHTMDHFTGRK